The Cyclobacteriaceae bacterium genome includes a region encoding these proteins:
- a CDS encoding TolC family protein, whose amino-acid sequence MTVRSFFFVFLLVSIHATAQDSLRTLTFEESIQIALTNSTAVLKGMNAVEQTGAQVLAAHGQFLPDAVLGGTYSYTGGNNLLTVTAPTLVNSQRTNINYQIVSSINIYNGYANRSALKAALLTKEIAELSLTRAQQQIRLDITQAYLQVVLDKEIVAFAEQNFQTSQKRENQLTELVNVGRRPKSDLYQQQSQTSLDQQFLTNSINKLNIDRILLLQRLRLDPSKTYEFSGMIIDESPLNDAFTNEQTLIRLAQEQRVDLKSSQRNQEAAIWNIRRSKSGYLPRVSMSAGAYGVAANFSKLYIGNVNSLPADQRSFGTQLGDQLYGIMALNVGWNIFDKYTTKSNVAYARVNANNARIDYENVNLQIVSEIRQALGNYRTALQQTETSEKGLIAATQAFETLNGRYSVGAANFIELSNAQNNLLLAKQNRAQAAISLFLQKKVIDFYLGN is encoded by the coding sequence ATGACTGTGCGATCTTTCTTTTTTGTTTTTCTTCTTGTATCCATCCATGCTACTGCTCAGGATAGTTTGCGTACGCTGACATTTGAAGAGTCCATTCAAATTGCGTTGACAAACTCCACGGCAGTTTTGAAAGGAATGAACGCTGTTGAACAAACGGGAGCTCAGGTATTAGCCGCACATGGCCAGTTTTTACCCGATGCGGTTTTGGGAGGAACTTATTCTTATACAGGTGGGAATAATTTATTGACAGTCACTGCTCCAACTCTGGTAAATTCACAACGGACCAATATCAATTATCAGATTGTTAGCAGTATCAATATTTATAATGGGTATGCCAACCGCTCAGCGTTGAAAGCTGCTTTGCTTACCAAGGAGATAGCAGAGTTGTCACTGACAAGGGCACAGCAACAGATCAGGCTGGACATTACTCAGGCATATTTGCAGGTGGTGCTGGATAAAGAGATTGTCGCTTTCGCGGAACAGAACTTTCAAACTTCGCAGAAGCGGGAGAATCAACTGACGGAATTGGTGAATGTCGGAAGAAGACCTAAGTCTGATCTCTATCAGCAGCAATCCCAGACAAGCCTCGACCAGCAGTTTCTTACCAACTCCATTAACAAGCTGAACATCGACAGGATACTTTTGCTTCAACGACTCAGATTGGATCCCTCTAAGACCTATGAATTTTCCGGAATGATCATCGATGAAAGTCCATTGAACGATGCCTTTACCAATGAACAAACATTGATAAGACTTGCTCAGGAGCAACGGGTGGATCTGAAATCTTCCCAGCGCAATCAGGAGGCAGCAATATGGAATATCCGGAGAAGCAAGAGCGGATATCTTCCAAGGGTTTCAATGAGTGCAGGAGCATATGGTGTGGCGGCAAATTTTTCAAAGCTTTATATCGGAAACGTAAATAGTTTACCAGCTGACCAACGTTCATTTGGAACGCAATTAGGGGATCAGCTTTATGGCATCATGGCACTGAATGTCGGGTGGAATATTTTTGACAAGTACACTACGAAATCAAATGTTGCTTATGCAAGAGTGAATGCAAACAACGCCCGAATTGACTATGAGAATGTTAATCTTCAAATCGTTTCAGAGATACGTCAAGCTCTTGGAAACTACCGGACGGCGCTTCAGCAAACAGAAACCTCTGAGAAAGGACTTATTGCTGCCACGCAGGCTTTTGAAACATTGAACGGCCGGTACTCAGTGGGAGCCGCTAACTTTATCGAACTGTCAAATGCTCAGAATAATTTACTCTTGGCGAAACAGAATCGTGCACAGGCTGCTATCAGCTTATTCCTGCAAAAGAAAGTGATCGATTTCTATCTCGGGAATTGA
- a CDS encoding amidohydrolase family protein, which translates to MKKIQSISGIVIAAICFIVLHVEAQSPKAKNGTFALTNATIETVTKGTITNGTVVISNGKITAVGTSVTVPQGAEVIDCKGQTIYPGMIDGGTRIGLLEIGQIPQASDQQEEGDVIPQMKALTAINPNATAIPITRISGVTTVLTSPEGGLLPGTAALVNLFGYTPDQMYAGFEGVIVSFPNTGRRGFFDRRTDDEIKKGSEKALKLLNDVWEKAWQYHKLDSTTKGKGVAYYPEMQAMLGVVRGKMPLLIEVNAQKDIQAALKWIKEKKIKNVILTGVTEGWREAENIAKANIPVLTGPVIGIPTRDYDRYDAVYANPGLMKKAGVKVAIRSQEDGNGNYRNLPYHAGFAVAYGMNKEDALKAITIVPAEIFGVSDKLGSIEVGKNATLFICNGDIFETKTLVSNVFIDGYMMPMQSRQTLLYDEFLKREPGVNKN; encoded by the coding sequence ATGAAGAAAATTCAATCAATATCCGGAATCGTTATCGCGGCAATTTGCTTTATCGTTCTACACGTTGAAGCACAATCCCCGAAAGCAAAGAACGGCACCTTCGCGTTGACAAATGCAACGATCGAAACGGTAACAAAAGGAACAATCACTAACGGAACCGTCGTTATCAGCAATGGTAAGATAACGGCCGTTGGAACAAGCGTCACTGTGCCACAGGGTGCAGAAGTGATCGATTGCAAGGGACAGACTATCTATCCCGGCATGATCGATGGTGGAACCCGCATCGGTCTTCTCGAAATTGGTCAGATCCCCCAGGCTTCTGATCAGCAGGAGGAAGGTGATGTGATCCCACAGATGAAAGCTCTGACAGCGATCAACCCAAATGCTACTGCTATCCCTATTACTCGCATCAGTGGTGTAACAACTGTACTGACTTCTCCAGAAGGTGGTTTGCTTCCTGGAACTGCAGCACTGGTGAATTTATTCGGTTATACACCGGATCAGATGTATGCTGGCTTTGAAGGTGTAATCGTTTCATTCCCGAATACAGGTCGCAGAGGTTTCTTTGACCGGAGAACAGATGATGAGATTAAAAAAGGTTCTGAGAAAGCATTGAAGCTTTTAAATGACGTTTGGGAAAAAGCATGGCAGTATCATAAGTTGGACTCAACTACTAAGGGAAAAGGTGTTGCTTATTATCCTGAGATGCAGGCGATGCTTGGTGTGGTAAGAGGAAAGATGCCTTTGCTGATAGAAGTCAATGCACAAAAGGATATTCAGGCTGCATTGAAATGGATCAAAGAGAAGAAAATAAAGAACGTGATTCTTACGGGAGTGACAGAAGGATGGCGTGAGGCAGAAAATATTGCCAAAGCAAACATTCCTGTTCTCACCGGTCCTGTGATTGGAATTCCGACCCGTGACTATGATCGCTATGATGCTGTCTATGCTAATCCAGGTCTGATGAAGAAAGCGGGAGTAAAGGTTGCGATCCGTTCTCAGGAAGATGGAAACGGAAACTATCGCAACCTTCCATATCACGCAGGCTTTGCAGTAGCGTATGGAATGAACAAGGAAGATGCTCTTAAGGCAATTACGATTGTTCCTGCTGAGATATTTGGTGTAAGTGATAAGCTTGGTTCAATTGAAGTTGGCAAGAACGCAACCCTGTTCATTTGCAATGGTGACATCTTTGAAACTAAAACACTGGTGAGCAATGTGTTCATCGACGGATACATGATGCCGATGCAAAGCCGTCAGACATTATTGTATGATGAATTTTTGAAGCGCGAGCCTGGAGTGAATAAGAACTGA
- a CDS encoding methyltransferase: MKLLYPSSWQEYELLDSGDYEKLERFGKYILIRPEPQAIWQRSMPDQEWKRIAHAHFSREQSDKFRFTDEVKGGWKKLKEIPESWQINYSYNNLNLTLRLALTGFGHVGIFPEQGQNWNFIYDTIQRWNAPKSKVLNLFAYTGAASVVARSAGADVTHVDASRPGLNWANQNMQNNNLENIRWVYEDAFKFAKREAKRGNKYNGIIMDPPPYGRGPEGEKWTLQEQLNELVKLSKELLVEKQSFFILSMYAVGLSATVGRNVVLSHFTPTEEEFGEFYLNSKQGKNLPMGTFVRFRNF; encoded by the coding sequence ATGAAGCTCCTCTATCCCTCTTCCTGGCAAGAGTATGAACTCCTGGACTCCGGTGATTATGAAAAACTTGAGCGTTTTGGAAAGTACATTCTGATACGTCCTGAGCCGCAAGCCATCTGGCAGAGATCGATGCCTGATCAGGAATGGAAACGAATTGCACATGCCCATTTTTCCCGTGAGCAGAGTGATAAGTTTCGCTTCACGGATGAGGTAAAAGGTGGCTGGAAGAAACTTAAGGAGATACCTGAGAGCTGGCAGATCAATTACAGCTATAATAATCTGAATCTTACACTTCGACTTGCGTTAACGGGCTTTGGGCACGTTGGAATATTTCCTGAGCAGGGGCAGAACTGGAATTTTATCTACGATACCATTCAACGATGGAATGCTCCGAAATCAAAAGTCTTGAATTTGTTTGCATACACGGGTGCTGCTTCTGTTGTGGCGCGTTCTGCTGGAGCAGATGTTACGCATGTGGATGCATCACGCCCGGGTTTGAATTGGGCAAATCAGAATATGCAAAACAATAATCTTGAGAATATCCGTTGGGTATATGAAGATGCGTTCAAGTTTGCAAAGCGTGAAGCCAAGCGAGGAAACAAGTACAATGGAATCATTATGGATCCGCCGCCGTATGGTCGGGGACCAGAAGGTGAGAAGTGGACTTTACAGGAACAACTGAATGAGTTGGTAAAGCTCAGTAAGGAATTGCTGGTAGAGAAGCAGTCCTTCTTTATTCTTTCCATGTATGCTGTAGGACTTTCTGCAACGGTGGGCCGTAACGTTGTGCTCAGTCATTTCACACCCACGGAAGAAGAGTTTGGTGAGTTTTATCTCAACTCAAAGCAGGGAAAGAATCTTCCAATGGGAACGTTTGTGCGTTTCAGAAATTTCTAA
- a CDS encoding amidohydrolase family protein, with product MNLRFRWIAITVVLLLPSWLIAQDEKDLKPVIRTYAITNVSIIQGPGRKIDNGTIVVKDGLIVGVGKGISIPAEAIVIKADSMFAYAGFIDGLSRAGVIKPKEETRDKVKDPGNPSPERAGITPQADVRNSLNASDKSLEELRNLGFTTAQVVPYGNFLPGQASIVLTGAASADAMVLLSKSALYSELTGANGVYPATILGVMAKWRDLYRQASLSKSYESMYASNRAGLERPAMDRTLEAFYPVIDQRLPVLFRTEKFLDANRVLSLKNELNFSVVVADLKDGWPLITKLKANNTKVFLSLDLPEEVKKDEKKDEKKDDKKDVKKEEKKEPEKPKTPAQLEKDGLDKRRVEAIANYSAQASNFQKAGIPFGFSTMSAKAKDIPANLRRMIAAGLTEDAALAALTTTPAQLLGLSDRMGTIDNGKMANMVITDKSYFNEKAKVRYVFVDGAMYKMEVKEVKKSEGTAKAEIEGTWSTVTQSPQGNSDNKVVFKKEGSGYTGTISGGRMPAPVDLKDITLDGTTLTFNYTLTFGANAIKVEVEVSIDGDSLKGTSSVGSFGSFPTEGTKDPKN from the coding sequence ATGAACTTGCGCTTTCGATGGATTGCCATCACGGTAGTCCTTTTATTGCCCTCCTGGCTTATCGCTCAGGACGAAAAAGATTTAAAGCCTGTTATCAGGACATACGCGATCACAAATGTTTCGATCATTCAGGGTCCCGGTCGTAAGATCGATAATGGAACCATTGTAGTGAAAGACGGTTTGATCGTTGGCGTTGGAAAAGGAATTTCAATTCCAGCAGAAGCAATCGTGATCAAAGCTGATTCTATGTTTGCCTATGCAGGCTTCATTGATGGACTTTCACGTGCAGGTGTCATCAAACCCAAGGAGGAAACCCGCGACAAAGTAAAGGATCCAGGTAATCCATCTCCTGAGCGGGCAGGAATAACACCGCAAGCTGATGTCCGCAATTCCCTAAACGCTTCTGATAAATCACTGGAAGAATTAAGGAACCTTGGATTTACAACGGCACAGGTTGTTCCTTATGGAAACTTCTTACCCGGGCAGGCTTCGATCGTCCTGACAGGTGCCGCTTCGGCAGATGCCATGGTGTTATTGAGTAAATCAGCTTTATACTCTGAACTTACTGGCGCGAATGGTGTCTACCCTGCAACGATACTGGGTGTGATGGCCAAATGGCGTGATCTGTATCGTCAGGCATCTTTGTCGAAATCATATGAATCAATGTATGCTTCAAACCGTGCGGGTCTTGAGCGCCCGGCGATGGACAGAACACTGGAAGCCTTTTACCCTGTGATCGATCAGAGATTACCGGTTCTTTTCAGGACTGAAAAATTCCTTGATGCTAATCGGGTATTGTCTTTAAAGAATGAATTGAATTTCTCAGTAGTAGTAGCAGACCTGAAAGATGGTTGGCCACTGATTACTAAACTGAAAGCTAACAATACAAAGGTGTTCCTGTCCCTTGACCTTCCTGAAGAAGTGAAGAAGGATGAGAAGAAAGACGAAAAGAAGGATGATAAAAAAGACGTCAAGAAAGAAGAAAAGAAGGAGCCTGAAAAACCAAAGACACCAGCTCAGCTTGAGAAGGATGGTCTTGACAAAAGAAGGGTAGAAGCAATCGCAAATTATTCTGCACAAGCCTCTAACTTCCAGAAGGCTGGCATTCCATTCGGATTTTCAACGATGTCTGCAAAAGCAAAGGATATTCCTGCCAACTTAAGAAGAATGATTGCGGCGGGTTTAACAGAAGATGCTGCACTTGCTGCGCTTACAACAACACCTGCTCAATTGCTTGGTCTTTCCGACAGAATGGGTACCATTGATAATGGCAAGATGGCCAACATGGTTATTACTGATAAATCTTATTTCAATGAAAAGGCAAAGGTTCGTTACGTATTTGTTGACGGAGCAATGTATAAGATGGAAGTGAAAGAAGTGAAGAAATCGGAAGGAACTGCGAAAGCGGAAATTGAAGGTACCTGGTCAACGGTTACTCAAAGTCCTCAGGGCAATTCTGATAACAAAGTTGTTTTCAAAAAAGAAGGATCAGGATATACAGGCACTATTTCTGGTGGAAGAATGCCTGCTCCGGTTGACTTAAAGGATATAACCCTGGATGGAACGACACTGACATTTAATTACACGCTGACCTTTGGGGCAAATGCTATCAAGGTGGAAGTGGAAGTTAGTATTGATGGTGATTCATTGAAAGGAACTTCTTCCGTGGGAAGCTTCGGAAGCTTTCCAACAGAAGGCACAAAGGATCCTAAAAACTGA
- a CDS encoding cysteine desulfurase-like protein gives MPNTPLDSKVIRKKFPSLERKHNGKPLIYIDGPAGTQVPGSVIDSMVHYYENSNANTHGAFITTRETDTVVSNARESMATLLNAEGKQTISLGQNMTTLNFALARAMSKFLHPGDEVLITQLDHEANRGPWLTLRDSGINVREIKLLSNGTLDYEDFSSKMNENTRLVCMGMSSNCIGTVNNFKLARELTYRYNAWLMLDAVHYAPHFPIDVQTIGCDFLICSAYKFYGPHVGILYSRPGNLDRLPTERLRTTEQMAPYSIETGTLNHAALAGVSAAVDFIASLGKGSSQREKIVNAYSLIAQHEHALASRLYSGLKKIKGVTMIGQDFSSDSRTPTVSFTLKGKTPEFVCNQIAAKNICAWDGHFYAIRAMEVLGLAEAGGVTRMGISVYNTKEEIDFVIEAVKKIKD, from the coding sequence ATGCCCAACACACCTCTTGATTCCAAGGTCATCCGCAAAAAATTCCCATCGCTGGAGCGTAAGCATAACGGCAAGCCTCTGATTTATATAGACGGTCCTGCCGGTACGCAGGTTCCGGGAAGTGTAATTGATAGCATGGTCCACTATTATGAAAATTCCAATGCCAATACGCATGGGGCATTTATCACCACTCGTGAAACAGACACTGTCGTCAGCAATGCCCGTGAGTCTATGGCAACATTGCTGAATGCTGAAGGGAAGCAAACAATTTCTCTTGGACAGAATATGACGACATTGAATTTTGCACTTGCCCGGGCTATGTCAAAGTTCCTCCACCCTGGTGATGAAGTTTTAATAACTCAACTCGATCACGAAGCCAATCGTGGACCCTGGCTTACGCTAAGAGATTCAGGAATCAATGTTCGTGAGATCAAACTTCTTTCAAATGGTACACTGGACTACGAAGACTTCTCTTCAAAAATGAATGAGAATACAAGGTTGGTTTGCATGGGCATGTCTTCCAATTGTATTGGCACTGTTAATAATTTTAAGCTTGCCCGCGAACTCACCTATCGTTATAATGCATGGCTGATGCTGGATGCTGTTCACTATGCACCCCACTTCCCGATTGATGTTCAGACGATTGGTTGTGATTTTTTGATTTGCTCTGCATATAAATTCTATGGTCCTCATGTCGGGATACTTTATAGTCGCCCGGGAAATCTTGACAGGCTGCCAACAGAAAGATTAAGAACCACAGAACAAATGGCACCGTACAGTATTGAAACAGGAACATTAAATCATGCTGCTCTCGCAGGAGTATCTGCTGCAGTCGATTTTATTGCAAGTCTTGGCAAAGGAAGTTCACAACGCGAAAAAATTGTGAATGCTTATTCACTAATTGCACAGCATGAGCATGCCCTGGCAAGTCGTCTTTATTCCGGTTTGAAAAAGATAAAGGGTGTGACAATGATTGGTCAGGATTTTTCATCCGATTCAAGAACTCCTACAGTTTCATTTACATTGAAAGGAAAAACGCCTGAGTTTGTCTGCAATCAGATTGCAGCGAAAAACATTTGTGCATGGGATGGGCATTTCTACGCCATCCGTGCAATGGAAGTACTGGGACTTGCAGAGGCCGGTGGAGTTACCCGAATGGGAATATCTGTTTACAATACCAAAGAGGAGATTGATTTTGTAATTGAAGCAGTCAAGAAGATAAAAGACTAA
- a CDS encoding RNA methyltransferase, which yields MKPGTVITSTQNPKVKSLLALEKPRERRKQQLFIIEGKKEIGMALKAGYKIGNLFYCVDIFPERDLHALGLDDKFLVPVTQEVFDKIAVRENSGGVIAVAEMKAHRLEEISLSKNPLVLVLESVEKPGNLGAILRTSDAAGVDAVIICDPQTDFYNPNVVRSSLGCIFTKQVASASSAETIAFLKKNNIAIYCTYLKASKPYSEVDFKIPSAIVMGTEATGLSDEWVKNSGTNIIIPMQGKIDSMNVSTATAVVVFEAVRQRKA from the coding sequence ATGAAACCCGGAACGGTCATCACCAGCACGCAAAATCCAAAAGTCAAGAGCCTTCTTGCATTGGAAAAACCCCGGGAAAGAAGGAAACAGCAACTCTTTATCATTGAAGGAAAAAAAGAAATTGGCATGGCCCTCAAGGCCGGTTATAAGATTGGCAACCTGTTTTATTGTGTTGATATTTTCCCGGAAAGGGATTTGCATGCTCTCGGGCTCGATGACAAATTTCTGGTTCCGGTGACCCAGGAGGTCTTTGATAAAATCGCCGTGCGTGAAAATTCCGGTGGAGTGATCGCTGTCGCGGAAATGAAGGCACATCGCCTTGAAGAAATTTCACTCAGCAAAAATCCATTAGTACTGGTACTGGAGTCTGTAGAGAAGCCAGGCAACCTCGGCGCTATCTTGCGGACCAGTGATGCCGCTGGTGTGGATGCTGTTATCATTTGTGATCCACAAACTGATTTCTATAATCCCAATGTTGTGCGTTCCAGTCTGGGTTGCATTTTCACGAAGCAAGTTGCCTCTGCAAGTTCAGCAGAAACGATTGCCTTCTTAAAGAAGAATAACATTGCGATCTATTGCACCTATCTCAAAGCTTCAAAGCCATACAGCGAGGTTGATTTTAAAATCCCTTCTGCCATTGTCATGGGAACCGAAGCAACGGGATTATCTGATGAATGGGTAAAGAATTCAGGAACCAATATTATAATCCCAATGCAGGGTAAGATCGATTCAATGAATGTATCCACAGCCACAGCAGTGGTGGTGTTTGAGGCAGTACGTCAGCGTAAGGCATAA
- a CDS encoding aminotransferase class V-fold PLP-dependent enzyme: protein MDKRAFLKSASMMGLGGITSFDALEKLIRSVIHLPSEEVAEDEDFWLAIRGGYKLKTDYINLENGYYCILPQETLENFIQHIREINFQGAYYMRTVQHENKKKMAAKLAAVAGCSTDELIITRNTTESLDMVIGGFKWKAGDEAVFAIQDYGAMQDMFRLMEKKHGVVNKIVSVPNHPKSDEEIVDLYSKAITPKTKLMMIAHMINITGHILPVRKICDMAHSKGVQVMVDGAHAFAHIKFSIPDLGCDYYAASLHKWLSVPLGAGILYVKKENIEKIWPLLAEGERKEDDISRLNHIGTHPVHTDLAIANAIDYYQKIGAERKEARLRYLQNYWTSKVRSLPNVVLNTPEDPSRSCAIANVGIKGMKPSMLAETLLNKYKIYTVSIGDGVTGNVHGCRITPNVYTTTKELDEFVKAITELAA, encoded by the coding sequence ATGGACAAAAGAGCATTTCTTAAAAGTGCCAGCATGATGGGATTAGGCGGCATTACATCTTTTGATGCATTGGAGAAATTAATCCGAAGTGTTATTCATCTTCCATCGGAAGAGGTCGCTGAGGATGAAGATTTCTGGCTCGCGATCCGCGGTGGGTACAAGCTCAAAACCGACTACATCAATCTTGAGAATGGATACTACTGCATCCTTCCGCAGGAGACCCTGGAAAATTTTATTCAGCATATCCGTGAAATCAATTTTCAGGGAGCGTATTACATGCGCACCGTACAGCATGAGAACAAAAAGAAGATGGCTGCAAAGCTCGCCGCTGTTGCTGGTTGTTCAACAGATGAGTTGATCATCACGCGCAACACAACCGAGTCCTTGGATATGGTCATCGGTGGATTTAAATGGAAAGCAGGAGATGAAGCTGTTTTTGCCATCCAGGATTACGGAGCAATGCAGGACATGTTCAGATTGATGGAAAAGAAACATGGAGTCGTTAACAAAATAGTTTCAGTCCCCAATCACCCTAAATCTGATGAAGAGATTGTTGATCTCTATTCAAAAGCCATTACGCCAAAGACAAAACTCATGATGATCGCTCACATGATCAACATCACCGGACACATACTACCCGTTAGGAAGATCTGTGACATGGCACACAGTAAGGGCGTTCAGGTTATGGTCGATGGAGCTCATGCATTTGCTCATATTAAGTTTTCCATTCCGGATCTGGGTTGCGACTACTATGCTGCGAGTTTGCATAAGTGGCTGAGCGTTCCGCTAGGTGCAGGAATTCTCTATGTGAAGAAAGAGAACATTGAAAAGATATGGCCGCTCCTGGCGGAAGGCGAAAGAAAAGAAGATGACATATCAAGATTAAATCATATTGGAACTCATCCTGTTCACACCGATCTGGCTATTGCAAATGCTATTGACTATTATCAGAAAATAGGTGCAGAAAGAAAAGAAGCTCGACTTCGTTACTTGCAGAACTACTGGACTTCAAAAGTCAGGAGCCTTCCCAACGTAGTTCTCAACACTCCGGAAGACCCCTCCCGCTCTTGTGCGATCGCCAACGTTGGAATAAAAGGAATGAAACCCTCCATGCTGGCAGAGACCCTGTTAAATAAATATAAGATCTATACCGTTTCTATTGGAGATGGAGTAACGGGTAACGTACACGGATGCCGGATCACACCGAATGTTTACACCACGACAAAGGAATTGGACGAGTTTGTAAAAGCAATTACCGAGCTGGCTGCTTAA
- a CDS encoding amidohydrolase family protein — protein MKKIFLSILASCFLFGAFAQIERGNLLIKNGTVLTITKGNLENTDVLVKDGKISQISKNIAAPAGVKVIDATGLYVMPGIIDAHSHIGLDAINEGTNAITPEVFTADAINPFQMSIYRALAGGCTTSHALHGSANSIGGQSQTIKHRYGTFDPDVMKFDGAPRTIKFALGENPTGHGRRDGVQPQSRMGVEFVIRQAFSEAKQYMEKWDTYNKNKAVKGFRGNPPAYSLRYETLADILKGKIIVHCHSYRADEIQMVLKVFKDFGIKKLVFQHTNEGFKVAPEIAAAGAMASVFSDWWQYKLEVYYATSYNAAILVKNGVVTSINSDSPDLIRHLYHEAGKTQKYGNLTDEEALNLITINPAKQLGIENRVGSLEVGKDGDLAIFKNHPLSVYGVPQYSIVDGIVRFDRANDKADMRLMPDPKEAIDVTFYTNGHDHDNCMQGMESLLGLDQSANKN, from the coding sequence ATGAAAAAAATATTTTTATCGATACTCGCAAGCTGTTTTCTTTTCGGTGCTTTCGCACAGATAGAAAGAGGAAACTTGCTGATCAAGAATGGTACCGTACTCACTATTACCAAAGGCAATCTGGAAAACACGGATGTGCTGGTAAAAGATGGTAAGATCAGCCAGATCTCAAAGAACATTGCTGCACCGGCTGGTGTGAAAGTAATTGATGCAACAGGTTTATATGTGATGCCTGGAATCATTGATGCTCACTCTCATATTGGACTGGATGCCATCAATGAAGGAACAAATGCCATTACACCAGAAGTGTTTACGGCAGATGCTATCAATCCTTTTCAAATGTCAATCTATCGTGCACTTGCGGGTGGATGTACTACATCCCATGCATTGCATGGTTCAGCCAACTCTATCGGTGGACAGTCACAAACAATCAAGCATCGCTACGGAACTTTTGATCCGGATGTGATGAAGTTCGATGGAGCTCCACGCACGATCAAATTTGCGTTGGGAGAAAATCCAACCGGCCACGGTCGTCGTGATGGAGTACAGCCACAATCAAGAATGGGAGTGGAGTTTGTAATTCGTCAGGCGTTTTCGGAAGCAAAGCAATACATGGAGAAATGGGATACATACAATAAGAACAAGGCGGTGAAGGGTTTCCGTGGAAATCCCCCTGCTTATAGCCTTCGCTACGAAACCCTCGCAGACATTCTGAAAGGAAAGATCATCGTTCATTGCCACAGCTATCGCGCTGATGAAATTCAAATGGTGTTGAAAGTGTTTAAAGATTTCGGAATCAAGAAGCTTGTATTCCAGCATACGAATGAAGGCTTCAAAGTTGCTCCTGAAATTGCAGCCGCCGGAGCAATGGCATCTGTATTCTCCGACTGGTGGCAGTATAAGCTTGAGGTTTACTATGCTACTTCTTACAATGCAGCTATCCTGGTAAAGAACGGTGTGGTTACTTCTATCAATTCAGATTCTCCTGATCTCATCCGTCATTTGTATCATGAGGCTGGTAAGACCCAGAAGTATGGTAACCTTACAGATGAGGAGGCCTTGAATCTGATTACAATCAATCCTGCTAAACAGTTAGGTATTGAAAACAGAGTAGGTTCTCTGGAGGTAGGTAAAGATGGAGACCTGGCGATTTTCAAGAATCATCCTCTTTCTGTTTATGGTGTTCCACAATATTCGATTGTTGATGGTATCGTTCGATTTGATCGTGCTAATGATAAAGCCGATATGCGATTGATGCCAGATCCTAAGGAAGCAATTGATGTTACTTTTTATACGAATGGTCATGATCATGACAACTGCATGCAAGGAATGGAATCCCTGCTGGGTCTTGATCAAAGTGCTAACAAAAATTAA